In the genome of Segatella copri, one region contains:
- a CDS encoding class II aldolase/adducin family protein: MITEEHIQKFLEQAHRVGDAGLTICSSGNLSWRIGDEALVSGTGSWVPSLQKEKVSQCLVATGEVLNGVKPSMESGFHLGVLRERPDCDVVLHFQSPFATAVACMQETPKDFNVTAEVPCHVGKEIPVIPYYRPGSPELAAAVIAALKDHNSALLLKHGQVVCGKNFDEVFERAMFFEMACRIIVQSGGKYTTLTPEEIDDLEVYVLGKKQ; the protein is encoded by the coding sequence ATGATTACAGAAGAGCATATTCAGAAATTCCTGGAGCAGGCTCACCGCGTAGGCGACGCTGGTCTCACCATCTGCAGTAGTGGCAACCTTTCTTGGCGCATTGGCGACGAGGCACTTGTCTCTGGCACAGGTTCATGGGTTCCTAGTCTCCAGAAGGAGAAAGTATCTCAGTGCCTGGTAGCAACGGGCGAAGTACTCAATGGCGTTAAACCTTCTATGGAGAGCGGATTCCACCTCGGCGTACTCCGTGAGCGTCCAGATTGTGATGTGGTTCTCCACTTCCAGTCTCCTTTTGCAACAGCAGTAGCTTGCATGCAGGAAACTCCAAAAGACTTCAATGTAACCGCAGAGGTACCATGTCATGTAGGTAAGGAAATCCCGGTGATTCCATACTATCGCCCTGGTTCTCCAGAATTGGCAGCAGCCGTTATCGCTGCATTGAAAGACCACAATTCTGCACTCTTGCTGAAGCATGGTCAGGTGGTTTGCGGAAAGAATTTCGACGAGGTGTTCGAGCGTGCCATGTTCTTTGAGATGGCTTGTCGCATCATCGTTCAGAGTGGCGGCAAATACACCACACTGACACCAGAAGAAATCGACGATCTTGAAGTTTACGTTTTAGGCAAGAAACAATAA
- the fucI gene encoding L-fucose isomerase — protein MSNYPKIGIRPTIDGRQGGVRESLEEKTMNLAKSVAKLISENLRNGDGSPVECVIADSTIGRVAESAACAEKFEREGVGSTITVTSCWCYGAETMDMNPHWPKAVWGFNGTERPGAVYLAAVLAAHAQKGLPAFGIYGHDVQDLEDDSIPADVAEKILRFARAAQAVATMRGKSYLSMGSACMGIAGSIVDPNFFQEYLGMRNESVDLTEIIRRMTEGIYDPVEYEKAMAWTREHCMCNEGEDIANHEKAKTREQKDADWEFIVKMTIIMRDLMHGNPRLKELGFKEEALGHNAIAGGFQGQRQWTDFYPNGDYPEALLNTSFDWNGIREAIILATENDAGNGVAMLFNHLLTGRAQIFSDVRTYWSPEAVKRVTGKELTGQAAGGIIHLINSGATTLDGTGQATDAEGNPIMKQPWEMTEEDVDKCLKATTWYPANRDYFRGGGFSSSFLSKGGMPVTMVRLNHVKGLGPVLQLAEGWTVEIDPEIHKVLDKRTDPTWPTTWFAPRLCDKAPFKDVYSVMNNWGANHGAISYGHIGADLITLCSILRIPVCMHNVEDDKIFRPASWNAFGMDKEGADFRACKNYGPIYK, from the coding sequence ATGAGTAACTACCCTAAAATCGGTATCCGTCCTACTATCGACGGACGTCAAGGAGGCGTACGTGAAAGCCTCGAGGAAAAAACCATGAACTTGGCTAAATCCGTAGCCAAACTCATTTCAGAGAACTTACGCAATGGCGATGGCTCACCAGTGGAGTGTGTGATTGCAGACAGTACAATTGGTCGTGTGGCAGAGAGTGCAGCTTGCGCTGAGAAGTTTGAGCGCGAGGGTGTTGGCTCTACCATCACCGTTACTTCCTGCTGGTGCTATGGTGCTGAGACTATGGATATGAATCCACATTGGCCTAAGGCTGTTTGGGGATTCAACGGTACAGAGCGTCCGGGTGCTGTTTATCTGGCAGCTGTTCTCGCAGCTCATGCCCAAAAGGGATTGCCAGCTTTCGGCATCTATGGCCATGACGTACAGGACTTGGAGGACGACTCTATCCCTGCTGATGTAGCAGAAAAGATCTTGCGCTTTGCTAGAGCTGCCCAGGCTGTAGCTACCATGCGCGGAAAATCATATCTTTCTATGGGTAGCGCCTGCATGGGTATTGCAGGTTCTATCGTTGACCCTAATTTCTTCCAGGAGTACCTCGGCATGCGCAACGAAAGTGTTGACCTTACTGAGATTATCCGCCGCATGACTGAGGGTATCTACGACCCTGTGGAATACGAGAAGGCTATGGCATGGACCCGCGAGCACTGTATGTGCAATGAGGGTGAGGACATCGCCAACCATGAAAAGGCAAAGACACGTGAGCAGAAGGATGCTGACTGGGAGTTCATCGTGAAGATGACTATCATCATGCGCGACTTGATGCATGGTAACCCAAGATTGAAAGAATTAGGTTTCAAGGAGGAAGCATTGGGTCACAATGCCATCGCCGGTGGTTTCCAGGGACAGCGTCAGTGGACAGACTTCTATCCTAACGGCGACTATCCTGAGGCACTCCTTAATACTTCATTCGACTGGAACGGTATTCGTGAAGCTATTATCCTCGCTACAGAGAATGATGCAGGCAACGGTGTAGCTATGTTGTTCAACCACCTGTTGACAGGTCGTGCTCAGATCTTCAGCGACGTTCGTACCTATTGGAGTCCAGAGGCAGTGAAGCGTGTTACCGGTAAGGAACTTACAGGTCAGGCAGCTGGTGGTATCATCCACTTGATCAACTCTGGTGCTACCACACTCGATGGCACAGGTCAGGCTACAGATGCTGAGGGCAACCCTATCATGAAGCAGCCTTGGGAGATGACCGAGGAGGATGTAGATAAGTGCTTGAAGGCAACTACCTGGTATCCTGCTAACCGTGACTATTTCCGTGGCGGCGGTTTCTCTTCCAGCTTCCTCAGCAAGGGCGGCATGCCTGTAACCATGGTTCGTCTGAACCACGTAAAGGGTCTTGGTCCTGTGCTCCAGTTGGCAGAAGGTTGGACCGTTGAGATTGATCCAGAGATTCACAAGGTTCTCGACAAGCGTACAGACCCAACATGGCCTACTACCTGGTTCGCACCACGCCTTTGCGACAAGGCTCCATTCAAGGATGTATATTCAGTGATGAACAACTGGGGCGCTAACCATGGTGCTATCAGCTACGGCCATATCGGTGCCGACCTCATCACCCTCTGCTCTATCCTTCGCATCCCAGTATGCATGCACAACGTAGAAGACGACAAGATCTTCCGTCCTGCATCTTGGAACGCATTCGGTATGGACAAGGAAGGCGCAGACTTCCGTGCTTGCAAGAACTACGGTCCTATATATAAATAA
- a CDS encoding HAD family hydrolase, whose protein sequence is MKDIISKYLKDHGFGEFNPKAVLFDMDGVLYNSMPNHAVAWQESMKQFDIHMTAADAYATEGARGIDTIQMMVKKQKGIDISLDEAQKMYDVKTDIFHSMPTAEIFPGVKEIMQKIKNAGMQVGVVTGSGQRPLIMRLLNDFGDFLDEAHIVTAYDVKRGKPNPDPYLMGLQKAGNLKPWEGIVVENAPLGVRAGVAANIFTVAINSGPLPDNELSDKGSNLLYHQMTEFCNDFETLIAATGSIRHNCDTK, encoded by the coding sequence ATGAAAGATATTATTTCAAAATACTTAAAAGACCACGGCTTTGGGGAATTCAACCCTAAAGCCGTTCTTTTTGATATGGATGGCGTATTATATAATAGTATGCCTAATCATGCCGTAGCTTGGCAGGAATCGATGAAGCAGTTTGATATCCACATGACTGCCGCCGATGCCTACGCCACCGAGGGAGCCCGAGGCATCGACACCATCCAGATGATGGTGAAGAAGCAGAAGGGGATCGATATCTCCCTGGATGAGGCACAGAAGATGTATGATGTGAAGACCGATATCTTCCACTCGATGCCTACCGCCGAGATATTCCCTGGCGTGAAGGAAATCATGCAGAAAATCAAGAATGCCGGTATGCAGGTGGGAGTTGTAACGGGCAGCGGTCAGCGTCCGCTCATCATGCGATTACTCAACGACTTCGGCGACTTTCTGGACGAAGCACATATCGTAACCGCCTACGACGTGAAGCGTGGCAAGCCAAATCCTGATCCATATCTGATGGGCTTGCAGAAGGCAGGCAATCTGAAGCCTTGGGAAGGCATCGTGGTAGAGAATGCACCCCTGGGCGTTCGCGCCGGAGTTGCCGCCAACATCTTTACAGTTGCCATCAATTCCGGTCCACTTCCAGACAACGAGTTATCAGACAAGGGCAGCAACCTGCTCTATCATCAGATGACCGAGTTCTGTAATGACTTTGAAACCCTAATAGCTGCAACCGGAAGTATCAGGCACAACTGCGACACCAAATAA
- a CDS encoding glucose-6-phosphate isomerase, protein MKSISLNITKAASFLAEGAVKAYEPKVKAAQEALENGTCEGNDFLGWLHLPSSITPKFLDEIQAVANTLREKCEVVVVAGIGGSYLGARAVIEGLSNSFAWLVNDKKNPTILFAGNNIGEDYLFELTSFLKDKKFGVINISKSGTTTETALAFRLLKKQCEDQRGKDEAKDVIVAVTDAKKGAARTCADKEGYKSFIIPDNVGGRFSVLTPVGLLPIAVAGFDVKQLVAGAADMEKACGKDVAFEENPAAIYAATRQALYTQAGKKIEIVCNFQPKLHYFAEWWKQLYGESEGKDQKGIFPAACDFTTDLHSMGQWIQEGERSIFETVISVETPNEKLLFPHDDENLDGLNFLEGKRVDEVNKMAELGTRLAHVDGGVPNILVNVPELNAYYLGQLIYFFEKACGISGLLEEVNPFNQPGVEAYKKNMFALLNKPGYEAESKAIQERLANEK, encoded by the coding sequence ATGAAAAGTATCAGCTTAAACATTACAAAGGCTGCATCATTCCTTGCAGAGGGTGCAGTAAAGGCTTACGAGCCTAAGGTTAAGGCCGCTCAGGAAGCTCTTGAGAACGGCACATGTGAAGGTAACGATTTCTTGGGATGGTTGCATTTGCCATCTTCTATCACTCCAAAGTTCCTCGACGAGATTCAGGCTGTTGCCAACACTTTGCGCGAAAAGTGTGAGGTTGTTGTGGTTGCAGGTATCGGTGGTAGCTACCTCGGTGCTCGCGCCGTTATTGAAGGCCTCAGCAACTCTTTCGCTTGGCTCGTAAACGACAAGAAGAACCCAACTATCCTCTTCGCAGGTAACAATATCGGTGAGGATTACCTCTTCGAGTTGACTTCTTTCTTGAAGGACAAGAAGTTTGGTGTCATCAATATCTCTAAGTCTGGTACCACTACTGAGACAGCTCTCGCTTTCCGTCTCTTGAAAAAGCAGTGCGAGGATCAGCGCGGCAAGGACGAGGCTAAGGATGTTATCGTAGCCGTTACCGATGCCAAGAAGGGTGCTGCCCGCACTTGCGCTGACAAGGAGGGTTACAAGAGCTTCATCATCCCTGACAATGTAGGTGGTCGCTTCTCTGTATTGACTCCAGTAGGTTTGTTGCCTATCGCAGTAGCTGGCTTCGATGTAAAGCAGCTCGTTGCAGGTGCTGCTGACATGGAGAAGGCTTGCGGCAAGGACGTAGCCTTCGAGGAGAACCCAGCAGCTATCTATGCAGCTACACGTCAGGCTCTCTATACACAGGCTGGCAAGAAGATTGAGATTGTATGCAACTTCCAGCCAAAGCTTCACTACTTTGCTGAGTGGTGGAAGCAGCTCTATGGTGAGAGCGAGGGTAAGGACCAGAAGGGTATCTTCCCTGCAGCTTGCGACTTTACTACCGACCTTCACTCTATGGGTCAGTGGATTCAGGAGGGCGAGCGCTCTATCTTCGAGACTGTTATCAGCGTTGAGACTCCTAACGAGAAGTTGCTCTTCCCACACGATGATGAGAACCTTGATGGTTTGAACTTCCTTGAGGGCAAGCGTGTTGACGAGGTGAACAAGATGGCAGAGCTCGGTACCCGTTTGGCTCACGTTGACGGTGGTGTTCCTAACATCTTGGTTAACGTACCTGAGTTGAACGCTTACTACCTTGGTCAGTTGATCTACTTCTTTGAGAAGGCTTGCGGTATCAGCGGTCTCTTGGAAGAGGTAAACCCATTCAACCAGCCAGGTGTTGAGGCTTACAAGAAGAACATGTTCGCATTGCTCAACAAGCCAGGTTATGAGGCAGAGAGCAAGGCTATTCAGGAGCGTTTGGCTAACGAAAAATAA
- a CDS encoding NAD(P)H-dependent glycerol-3-phosphate dehydrogenase: MYNCGKIAIIGGGSWATAIAKIVVGHTHHIGWYMRRDDRIEDFKRMGHNPAYLMSARFNVDEIFFSSDINKIVQNYDTLVFVTPSPYLKNHLKKLKTRLSDKFIITAIKGIVPDENLVCSEYFHQVYDVPYENLACIGGPSHAEEVALERLSYLTVGCSDTEKARAFANDCLASEYIKTKTSSDVIGIEYSSVLKNVYAIAAGICGGLKYGDNFQAVLMSNAVQEMHRFLTAVHPIDRSMYDSVYLGDLLVTGYSNFSRNRTFGTMIGKGYSVKSAQIEMEMIAEGYFGTKCMKEINRHMHVNMPILDAVYNILYERISPQIEIKLLTDSFR, translated from the coding sequence GTGTATAACTGCGGAAAAATAGCGATAATTGGCGGCGGTAGCTGGGCTACAGCCATTGCCAAGATTGTGGTGGGGCATACTCATCACATAGGTTGGTATATGCGTCGCGACGACCGCATCGAGGACTTCAAGCGCATGGGTCACAACCCTGCCTATCTGATGTCGGCACGATTCAATGTGGATGAGATATTCTTCTCTTCCGACATCAACAAGATAGTGCAGAACTACGATACACTTGTATTCGTCACCCCATCGCCTTATTTGAAGAATCATCTCAAGAAGCTCAAGACCCGACTCAGCGATAAGTTTATCATCACAGCCATCAAGGGTATCGTGCCTGACGAGAACCTCGTCTGCTCGGAATATTTCCATCAGGTATATGACGTGCCTTACGAGAACCTGGCATGCATCGGTGGTCCTTCTCATGCTGAGGAGGTAGCCCTGGAACGACTGAGCTATCTCACGGTGGGCTGTAGCGATACGGAGAAAGCCCGCGCCTTTGCCAACGATTGTTTGGCAAGCGAGTATATCAAGACCAAGACATCAAGCGACGTGATTGGCATTGAATACTCTTCGGTGCTGAAAAACGTATATGCCATCGCCGCAGGTATCTGTGGCGGACTGAAGTACGGCGACAATTTCCAGGCGGTGCTCATGTCGAACGCCGTACAGGAGATGCATCGCTTTCTGACAGCCGTTCATCCTATCGACCGAAGCATGTACGACTCGGTGTATCTGGGCGACCTACTGGTAACGGGTTATAGCAACTTTTCCAGAAACCGCACCTTCGGAACCATGATAGGCAAAGGTTACAGCGTGAAGAGTGCGCAGATAGAGATGGAGATGATTGCCGAGGGATATTTCGGTACCAAGTGCATGAAGGAAATCAATCGCCACATGCACGTCAACATGCCAATCCTCGATGCCGTATATAATATATTGTACGAGCGCATCAGTCCGCAAATAGAGATTAAACTTTTAACAGATTCATTTAGATAA
- the lysS gene encoding lysine--tRNA ligase has translation MNILELSEQEIVRRQSLQTLREMGIDPYPAAEFPTNAFSTDIKAEFKDEDEPRQVVIAGRMMGRRVMGKASFAELQDSKGRIQVYIARDEICPDENKDLYNTVFKKLLDIGDFIGIKGFVFRTQTGEISVHAKELCLLSKSLKPLPIVKYKDGVAYDKFDDPELRYRQRYVDLIVNDGVKDTFLQRATVLRTLRSVLDNAGYTEVETPTLQSIAGGASARPFITHFNALDQDMYMRIATELYLKRLIVGGFEGVYEIGKNFRNEGMDRNHNPEFTCMELYVQYKDYNWMMSFTEKLLETICIAVNGKPEREIDGNIISFKAPYRRLPILDAIKEKTGFDCNGKTEEEIRAFCKEKGMDVDETMGKGKLIDELFGEFCEGTFLQPTFITDYPVEMSPLTKMHRSKPGLTERFELMVNGKELANAYSELNDPIDQEERFIDQMKLADKGDDEAMIIDQDFLRALQYGMPPTSGIGIGIDRLVMLMTGKTFIQEVLFFPQMKPEKKMPQSTIKEWAEIGVPEDWAYVLRKAGFNLISDIREEKAQGLQQKIGEINKKYKLGYEKPSVDDIQGWINAANA, from the coding sequence ATGAACATTTTAGAGTTAAGCGAACAGGAAATCGTTCGCAGACAGAGTCTTCAGACATTGCGCGAGATGGGCATCGATCCATATCCAGCAGCAGAGTTTCCAACCAATGCATTCAGCACAGACATCAAGGCTGAATTCAAGGACGAGGACGAGCCACGCCAGGTAGTTATCGCTGGCCGTATGATGGGTCGCCGCGTGATGGGTAAAGCAAGCTTCGCTGAGTTGCAGGACTCAAAGGGAAGAATCCAGGTCTATATCGCCCGCGACGAGATTTGTCCAGACGAGAACAAAGACCTTTACAATACAGTATTCAAGAAGCTTCTTGACATCGGTGACTTCATCGGCATAAAGGGTTTCGTATTCCGCACACAGACTGGCGAGATTTCTGTTCACGCCAAGGAATTGTGTCTGCTCTCCAAGAGCTTGAAGCCACTCCCTATCGTGAAGTACAAGGACGGCGTAGCATACGATAAGTTTGATGATCCAGAGTTGCGTTACCGTCAGCGCTATGTTGACCTCATCGTAAACGATGGTGTGAAGGATACATTCCTGCAGCGTGCCACCGTGCTCCGCACCCTGCGCAGCGTTTTGGATAATGCTGGCTATACAGAGGTAGAGACTCCTACTCTCCAGAGCATCGCAGGTGGTGCTTCTGCCCGCCCATTCATCACCCACTTCAATGCGCTCGACCAGGATATGTACATGCGTATCGCTACAGAGCTCTATCTGAAGCGCCTCATCGTAGGTGGTTTCGAGGGTGTCTATGAGATTGGCAAGAACTTCCGCAACGAGGGCATGGACCGCAACCACAACCCAGAGTTCACCTGCATGGAGCTTTATGTTCAGTACAAGGACTACAACTGGATGATGTCATTCACAGAGAAATTGCTCGAAACTATCTGTATCGCCGTTAACGGCAAGCCAGAGCGCGAGATTGATGGCAACATCATCAGTTTCAAGGCTCCATATCGCCGTCTGCCTATCCTCGATGCCATCAAGGAGAAGACCGGTTTCGACTGCAACGGCAAGACAGAGGAAGAAATCCGCGCATTCTGCAAGGAGAAGGGCATGGACGTAGATGAGACCATGGGTAAGGGTAAGTTGATTGACGAACTCTTCGGCGAGTTCTGCGAGGGCACCTTCCTCCAGCCAACCTTCATCACCGACTATCCAGTAGAGATGTCTCCACTGACCAAGATGCACCGCTCTAAGCCAGGCTTGACCGAGCGTTTCGAGTTGATGGTAAATGGTAAGGAGCTTGCCAATGCATACTCTGAGCTCAACGACCCAATCGACCAGGAAGAGCGTTTCATCGACCAGATGAAGCTTGCCGACAAGGGTGATGACGAGGCAATGATCATCGACCAGGACTTCCTCCGTGCCCTCCAGTACGGTATGCCTCCAACATCAGGTATCGGTATCGGTATCGACCGTTTGGTAATGCTGATGACAGGCAAGACCTTCATCCAGGAGGTATTGTTCTTCCCACAGATGAAGCCAGAGAAGAAGATGCCACAGAGCACCATCAAGGAATGGGCAGAGATTGGCGTGCCAGAGGATTGGGCATACGTGCTCCGCAAGGCAGGCTTCAACCTCATCTCTGATATCCGTGAAGAAAAAGCACAAGGCTTGCAGCAGAAGATTGGAGAAATCAACAAGAAGTACAAGCTCGGCTACGAGAAGCCTTCTGTTGATGACATCCAGGGCTGGATCAATGCAGCAAATGCATAA
- a CDS encoding alpha-N-acetylglucosaminidase, which produces MRKVLVGLLCTVALGAFANPADDLLNRIDKGAAAKFKTVLVKSDKDFFEIDQAKTRKGNSTSAASKSAAGKNNPIIIRGNSWVNIAVGINWYLKHHAGIHISWNNMNVKLPAVLPVVKQKERHETDLKLRYNFNYCTFSYTMAFWNWNRWQKEIDWMALHGINMPLAAVGTESVWRNMLLKLGYSEEEVGKFIAGPAFLAWWEMNNLEGWGGPLPLNWYKQQEALQKKILARMKEMGMKPVLPGYCGMVPHDAKQKLGLNVTDAGRWNSYQRPANLSPTDSRFAEIADLYYKELTRLYGKSDYYSMDPFHESGNDAAVDYGKAGEALMSAMKRANPHAIWVVQGWNENPRPQMIANLKVGDLLVLDLFSESRQNFKDFCTGENTSGTGKKDFSTSKKEGIYGKHQWLFCLLENFGGNVGLHGRMDQLLNNFYLATGKKDTPKQENSSLLTLHSSLKGWGFTMEGSENNPVMFELMSELPWRAEKITKEDWIREYCYARYGVHDATIEKAWILLAQSIYNCPKGNIQQGTHESIFCARPSLNSYQVSTWSLMSNYYDPEDTRQAAILLTSVAEKYRGNNNFEYDLVDICRQALADQGRKQYLKTMADYKSFSRQEFKKDSDRFLKMILLQDKLLGTRQEFRLGHWIEEARNLGKTAEEKDLYEWNARVQITTWGNRICADNGGLHDYGHKEWQGLLKDFYYLRWSTFMKSLASQLSLQNTPRIDWYGLEEPWTLQKSPYSSKAEGSPIDVAKEVIDCI; this is translated from the coding sequence ATGAGAAAAGTACTTGTAGGACTATTATGCACCGTTGCTCTTGGAGCATTCGCCAATCCGGCAGACGACCTTCTGAATCGAATAGACAAGGGAGCCGCCGCCAAGTTTAAAACCGTGCTTGTGAAATCGGACAAGGATTTCTTCGAGATAGACCAAGCCAAAACCAGAAAAGGAAACAGCACATCAGCCGCTTCAAAATCTGCCGCAGGCAAAAACAACCCAATTATCATCCGGGGAAACTCCTGGGTGAACATCGCCGTGGGCATCAACTGGTATCTGAAGCACCATGCCGGCATCCACATCTCCTGGAACAACATGAACGTGAAGCTGCCAGCCGTTCTTCCTGTCGTGAAACAGAAGGAACGCCACGAAACGGACCTGAAGCTGCGCTATAACTTCAACTATTGCACCTTTTCCTATACAATGGCATTCTGGAACTGGAACCGATGGCAGAAAGAGATAGACTGGATGGCGCTGCATGGCATCAATATGCCGCTTGCCGCCGTGGGCACAGAAAGCGTATGGCGCAACATGCTCCTGAAACTGGGATACTCAGAGGAGGAAGTAGGCAAATTCATCGCCGGTCCTGCCTTCCTTGCCTGGTGGGAGATGAACAACCTGGAAGGTTGGGGCGGTCCACTACCCCTGAACTGGTACAAGCAGCAGGAAGCCCTGCAGAAGAAGATTCTTGCCAGAATGAAGGAGATGGGCATGAAACCCGTTTTACCAGGATATTGCGGCATGGTACCTCACGATGCCAAACAGAAACTGGGACTGAACGTAACCGATGCCGGTAGATGGAACAGTTACCAGCGCCCAGCCAACCTATCCCCTACCGATAGCCGGTTTGCAGAAATCGCAGACCTATATTATAAGGAGCTAACCCGACTCTACGGCAAATCCGATTACTACTCCATGGACCCATTCCATGAAAGCGGCAACGATGCTGCGGTGGATTACGGCAAGGCAGGAGAAGCCTTGATGAGTGCGATGAAGCGAGCCAATCCGCATGCAATCTGGGTGGTACAGGGATGGAACGAGAATCCAAGACCCCAGATGATAGCCAATCTGAAGGTAGGCGACCTGCTTGTTCTCGACCTCTTTTCTGAAAGTCGCCAGAATTTCAAAGATTTCTGCACAGGGGAAAATACATCCGGCACGGGGAAGAAAGATTTCAGCACAAGTAAGAAAGAAGGCATCTATGGCAAGCACCAGTGGCTCTTCTGTCTGCTCGAAAACTTCGGAGGCAACGTAGGACTTCATGGACGAATGGACCAACTTCTCAATAACTTCTATCTGGCAACGGGGAAAAAGGACACCCCAAAACAAGAGAATTCTTCACTCCTCACTCTTCACTCTTCACTTAAAGGTTGGGGCTTCACCATGGAAGGTTCAGAGAACAACCCCGTGATGTTCGAACTGATGAGCGAGTTGCCATGGCGTGCAGAAAAGATAACCAAGGAAGACTGGATCAGGGAATATTGCTATGCCCGATATGGCGTTCATGATGCCACAATAGAGAAGGCATGGATTCTTCTTGCACAAAGCATCTACAACTGTCCGAAGGGCAACATTCAGCAGGGCACCCACGAGAGCATCTTCTGCGCCCGTCCATCGCTGAACAGTTATCAGGTTTCAACCTGGTCGCTGATGAGCAACTACTACGACCCGGAGGATACCCGCCAGGCTGCCATCCTCCTTACCAGCGTAGCAGAGAAATATCGGGGCAACAACAATTTCGAGTACGACCTGGTAGACATCTGTCGCCAGGCTCTCGCCGACCAGGGGCGCAAGCAGTATCTGAAGACCATGGCTGATTACAAGTCATTCTCACGACAGGAATTCAAGAAGGATTCCGATCGCTTCCTGAAGATGATTCTGCTACAGGACAAGTTGCTCGGCACCCGTCAGGAGTTCCGTCTGGGGCACTGGATAGAAGAAGCCAGAAACTTAGGAAAGACAGCCGAAGAAAAGGACCTTTACGAATGGAACGCCCGCGTGCAGATAACCACCTGGGGCAACAGAATCTGTGCTGATAATGGTGGGCTTCACGATTACGGTCACAAGGAATGGCAAGGATTGCTGAAGGATTTCTACTACCTGCGCTGGAGTACCTTCATGAAATCGCTAGCCAGCCAATTATCGCTGCAAAATACTCCACGAATCGACTGGTATGGACTGGAAGAACCATGGACTCTACAGAAAAGCCCATATTCATCGAAAGCAGAAGGAAGCCCTATAGATGTAGCAAAGGAAGTGATTGATTGCATATAA
- a CDS encoding PaaI family thioesterase has product MNIDELVKRISKTDGLSKTLGMHFISTPEPDTLQASMKVDERNRQPFGFLSGGASLALAENVAGIGSLALCPGQIAVGINVSGTHVQAVSEGDTVTAYAKLVHKGRTLHTWEVAIKNTAGELICTVQVTNYVFTPKKNEAKKETDKENSKKTEE; this is encoded by the coding sequence ATGAACATAGACGAATTAGTAAAAAGAATAAGTAAAACCGATGGACTATCTAAAACCCTCGGAATGCATTTTATCTCAACCCCTGAGCCTGATACGCTTCAGGCTTCAATGAAGGTGGATGAGCGCAATCGCCAACCTTTCGGCTTCTTGAGTGGTGGTGCTTCTCTGGCGCTTGCCGAGAATGTAGCAGGCATCGGTTCTCTGGCTCTTTGTCCAGGACAGATTGCTGTGGGCATCAATGTGAGCGGAACTCATGTGCAGGCTGTAAGTGAGGGTGATACGGTTACGGCATACGCCAAACTCGTACACAAGGGCAGAACCTTGCATACTTGGGAGGTTGCTATCAAGAATACTGCGGGTGAATTGATTTGCACCGTGCAGGTAACCAACTATGTGTTTACTCCTAAAAAGAATGAGGCGAAGAAAGAAACAGATAAAGAGAATTCTAAAAAGACAGAAGAATAA